From Halomicrobium salinisoli, the proteins below share one genomic window:
- the nadC gene encoding carboxylating nicotinate-nucleotide diphosphorylase: MLPDSKIEDWLREDVGHHDVTNQVPGETAGRLVAKEDGVAAGLDAAAAVFEYLGVDVIDRVENGAAVDAGTVVLGVEGSAREVLRGERVAVNIAGHASGVATETREAVDAAREVSDDVRIAGTRKTTPGLRCVEKRAVVAGGGDTHRLDLSHMVMVKDNHVAELGLERAVERFRERASFATKIDVEVEDPADAPRAARAGADVVLLDNMTPEETERAVDLLREAAADLDREVLAEASGGITVESVPDYAATGVDVISMGSLTHSAPALDYSFRTGRETVTL; the protein is encoded by the coding sequence ATGCTCCCGGACTCGAAAATCGAGGACTGGCTGCGCGAGGACGTCGGCCACCACGACGTCACCAACCAGGTGCCCGGCGAGACGGCGGGGCGACTCGTCGCGAAGGAAGACGGCGTCGCTGCGGGGCTGGACGCCGCTGCCGCCGTCTTCGAGTACCTCGGCGTCGACGTGATCGACCGCGTCGAGAACGGCGCCGCCGTCGACGCGGGCACTGTCGTCCTCGGCGTCGAGGGGTCCGCGCGCGAGGTTCTGCGAGGCGAGCGCGTGGCCGTCAATATCGCCGGCCACGCCTCCGGCGTCGCGACGGAGACGCGCGAAGCCGTGGACGCTGCACGGGAAGTTAGCGACGACGTGCGGATCGCCGGCACGCGCAAGACGACGCCGGGGCTGCGCTGCGTCGAGAAGCGCGCGGTCGTCGCTGGCGGCGGTGACACCCACCGACTGGACCTCTCGCACATGGTGATGGTCAAGGACAACCACGTCGCCGAACTGGGCCTGGAACGCGCCGTCGAGCGCTTCCGCGAGCGCGCCTCCTTCGCGACGAAGATCGACGTCGAGGTCGAGGACCCCGCCGACGCGCCGCGAGCCGCACGTGCGGGTGCAGACGTGGTCCTGCTGGACAACATGACGCCCGAGGAGACGGAGCGGGCGGTCGACCTGCTCCGCGAGGCCGCGGCGGACCTCGACCGCGAGGTGCTGGCCGAGGCCTCCGGCGGGATCACGGTCGAGTCCGTCCCCGACTACGCGGCGACGGGCGTCGACGTCATCTCGATGGGCTCGCTGACCCACTCGGCGCCCGCGCTGGACTACTCCTTCAGGACCGGGCGCGAGACGGTCACGCTCTAG
- a CDS encoding ATP-binding protein, protein MSDLGDFTDFEPDDGDGGDESDDAAAATGGTDADARQSDEADRFEEMSVEPAGRDRGVGVLSASEGLTIHEDERETCLRAYVTVGNRSDVRIGKYLLVPYPDGERLFCRIAGLEYAQEFRADDATEIHARRAMRSNGIDEQDFKFMAELEPMAVLYEEGGDLKRRMTDRVPKPETVVRQATDKAEIKTGLKIPEDGVFLGHLSVGGEKVRTAAEPPTIDYRLKDDYSEGDPLVFRHTLVAGGTGSGKTHGSKNILRQFLAEDRTYPIEGSDREVGPCLVMFDPQDEYAQMHDDGELSEEFRRRCEREGVACGGHEDTTCFVPKVDGASYSASHHRAEQVEFTIPFSMVYGNPWLIAGSQLNDNQYNALQYLLDRFQREFGREGTYDQFTTFLDDPALKEELDESGRVHEATFDAVKRRAYGFDGVFDQDARPITDLVKQFVRPSGISVVPTYHVNDSRAKTTVVLALASMLVDQKLSNSPRFDRIKETPLLLGMDEAHNFLTDADSVQARKVIGKFTEAAKQGRKERLGLFLITQDPQDIADPVFKQINTTVVLNLGDEDAISAVNIPASLESKVPYMEKGQMVVYSPDNSEPVEIQGLATCLTKHGRD, encoded by the coding sequence ATGTCCGACCTCGGGGACTTCACCGACTTCGAACCAGACGACGGCGACGGCGGCGACGAGAGCGACGACGCGGCGGCCGCCACGGGCGGGACCGACGCGGACGCGCGCCAGTCCGACGAGGCGGACCGGTTCGAGGAGATGTCCGTCGAGCCGGCGGGCCGGGACCGCGGCGTGGGCGTCCTCTCGGCCTCGGAGGGGCTAACCATCCACGAGGACGAGCGCGAGACGTGCTTGCGGGCGTACGTGACAGTGGGCAACCGCTCGGACGTCCGGATCGGGAAGTACCTCCTCGTCCCCTACCCCGACGGCGAGCGGCTGTTCTGCCGCATCGCGGGCCTGGAGTACGCCCAGGAGTTCCGCGCCGACGACGCGACCGAGATCCACGCCCGGCGCGCGATGCGCTCGAACGGCATCGACGAGCAGGACTTCAAGTTCATGGCCGAACTGGAGCCGATGGCCGTCCTGTACGAGGAAGGGGGTGACCTGAAGCGCCGGATGACAGACCGAGTTCCGAAGCCCGAGACAGTCGTCAGGCAGGCCACGGACAAGGCCGAGATCAAGACCGGACTCAAGATCCCCGAGGACGGGGTGTTCCTGGGCCACCTCTCCGTCGGCGGCGAGAAGGTCAGGACCGCCGCGGAGCCGCCGACCATCGACTACCGGCTGAAGGACGACTACAGCGAGGGCGACCCGCTGGTTTTCCGGCACACGCTGGTCGCCGGCGGGACGGGGTCGGGGAAGACCCACGGCTCGAAGAACATCCTCCGGCAGTTCCTCGCGGAGGACCGCACCTACCCCATCGAGGGCTCGGACCGCGAGGTCGGGCCCTGCCTGGTGATGTTCGACCCGCAGGACGAGTACGCCCAGATGCACGACGACGGCGAACTGTCCGAGGAGTTCCGCCGGCGCTGCGAGCGGGAGGGGGTCGCCTGCGGCGGTCACGAGGACACCACCTGCTTCGTCCCGAAGGTCGACGGCGCGTCCTACTCGGCCAGCCACCACCGCGCCGAGCAGGTGGAGTTCACCATCCCCTTCTCGATGGTGTACGGCAACCCCTGGCTGATCGCCGGCAGTCAGCTCAACGACAACCAGTACAACGCCCTGCAGTACCTGCTGGACCGCTTCCAGCGGGAGTTCGGGCGCGAGGGGACCTACGACCAGTTCACCACGTTCCTCGACGACCCGGCGCTGAAGGAGGAGCTCGACGAGTCCGGGCGCGTCCACGAGGCCACCTTCGACGCCGTCAAGCGCCGCGCCTACGGCTTCGACGGCGTCTTCGACCAGGACGCCCGGCCGATTACCGACCTCGTCAAGCAGTTCGTCCGCCCGAGCGGCATCAGCGTGGTGCCGACCTACCACGTCAACGACTCCCGGGCGAAGACGACCGTCGTGCTCGCGCTGGCGTCGATGCTCGTCGACCAGAAGCTCTCGAACAGCCCGCGGTTCGACCGCATCAAGGAGACGCCGCTGCTCCTCGGGATGGACGAGGCCCACAACTTCCTCACCGACGCCGACAGCGTCCAGGCCCGCAAGGTCATCGGCAAGTTCACCGAGGCGGCCAAGCAGGGCCGCAAGGAGCGACTGGGACTCTTCCTCATCACGCAGGACCCCCAGGACATCGCCGACCCCGTCTTCAAGCAGATCAACACCACCGTTGTCCTCAACCTCGGCGACGAGGACGCCATCTCCGCCGTGAACATCCCCGCCAGCCTGGAGTCGAAGGTGCCCTACATGGAGAAGGGCCAGATGGTCGTCTACTCGCCGGACAACTCCGAGCCCGTCGAGATCCAGGGGCTGGCGACCTGTCTGACGAAGCACGGCCGCGATTAG
- a CDS encoding manganese catalase family protein: protein MFYHDNQLQYEVTVEEPDPTFARALQQAIGGVEGEMRVAMQYLFQAWAVPSDQQAYKELLLDTAAEELGHIEMLATAVKKNLEGAPVSLADVSNDGNDGLATLAGMQPRQHLSSGLNPLPTDSNGFPFNGNYIVASGNLAADMTANIMAESTGRLLATRLYELTDDPGMKDMLAYLVARDTMHQNQWLELLTELGDSEEPFDVLPIPDSFPDENENQEFNYAFLSTNVEAQDDPGMPWTQGDSPDSEGEFSYLSQVDLEGAAADVGAADPRVYNDPTPQNED, encoded by the coding sequence GTGTTCTACCACGACAACCAGTTACAGTACGAGGTAACGGTCGAGGAACCGGATCCGACGTTCGCGCGGGCGCTCCAGCAGGCCATCGGCGGCGTCGAGGGCGAGATGCGCGTCGCGATGCAGTACCTGTTCCAGGCCTGGGCGGTCCCCTCGGACCAGCAGGCGTACAAGGAGCTCCTGCTGGACACCGCGGCGGAGGAACTGGGCCACATCGAGATGCTGGCGACGGCCGTCAAGAAGAACCTGGAGGGCGCTCCGGTGTCGCTGGCAGACGTCAGCAACGACGGCAACGACGGGCTCGCGACGCTGGCTGGAATGCAGCCCCGCCAGCACCTCTCATCCGGGCTGAACCCGCTCCCGACGGACTCGAACGGGTTCCCGTTCAACGGTAACTACATCGTCGCGTCGGGCAACCTCGCGGCGGACATGACGGCCAACATCATGGCCGAGTCGACCGGCCGGCTGCTGGCGACGCGGCTCTACGAGCTGACCGACGACCCCGGCATGAAGGACATGCTGGCCTATCTCGTCGCGCGCGACACGATGCACCAGAACCAGTGGCTCGAGCTGCTCACCGAACTCGGCGACTCCGAGGAGCCGTTCGACGTGCTGCCCATCCCCGACAGCTTCCCCGACGAGAACGAGAACCAGGAGTTCAACTACGCGTTCCTGTCGACCAACGTCGAGGCGCAGGACGACCCCGGCATGCCCTGGACGCAGGGCGACTCGCCGGACAGCGAGGGCGAGTTCTCCTACCTGAGCCAGGTCGACCTGGAGGGCGCCGCGGCGGACGTCGGGGCGGCCGACCCGCGCGTCTACAACGATCCGACGCCGCAGAATGAGGACTGA
- a CDS encoding DNA double-strand break repair nuclease NurA codes for MTLDPVHVDGIARLAGRIEKGVDESDHRDFAETVWEDFLDPLVADGRSVLEPVGERRRLRVDCEDAALQERPFPTQHGLDSGTINPTTFKNGLVIDVAQAAMSAVPSDLDLHRARTIVMTAHANDVSVALDGEWTMHDEGYVRERILQTPRVDRYEQDVVHALALYLAESEHALKQAEVVEDLMILDGPVYPTGLLQWADHDPELAELLVKEDVLTVVENYVDLVEAFLDRGVPLIGFVKSTTSKAITRAVRDAQGSAPWANDAAFFTKLLEQRDDEGERVTDSLTCTNWFRSRVGTDSVMAADGDALGVERDLDPEAYEVTFFVVYDPREDILYRVEAPYGVTRDEETRDAITRQVLADVAAERGPPLAVNKADELARIGRDEKAALKEEIERRFDSERQREYDDVRWGAEFDV; via the coding sequence ATGACCCTGGACCCGGTGCACGTCGACGGGATCGCCCGGCTGGCCGGTCGGATCGAGAAGGGGGTCGACGAGAGCGATCACCGGGACTTCGCGGAGACCGTCTGGGAGGACTTCCTCGACCCGCTGGTCGCCGACGGCCGGTCGGTGCTGGAGCCGGTCGGCGAGCGCCGCCGCCTCCGGGTCGACTGCGAGGACGCGGCCCTGCAGGAGCGGCCGTTCCCGACCCAGCACGGGCTGGACTCGGGGACGATCAACCCCACGACGTTCAAGAACGGCCTGGTGATCGACGTGGCCCAGGCGGCGATGAGCGCCGTCCCCTCCGACCTGGACCTCCACCGCGCGCGGACCATCGTCATGACCGCCCACGCCAACGACGTGTCCGTGGCGCTCGACGGCGAGTGGACGATGCACGACGAGGGCTACGTCCGCGAGCGCATCCTCCAGACCCCGCGGGTCGACCGCTACGAGCAGGACGTCGTCCACGCGCTCGCGCTGTACCTCGCCGAGAGCGAGCACGCGCTCAAGCAGGCCGAGGTAGTCGAGGACCTCATGATCCTCGACGGCCCCGTCTACCCCACGGGGCTGCTGCAGTGGGCCGACCACGACCCCGAACTGGCCGAACTCCTCGTCAAGGAGGACGTGCTGACCGTCGTCGAGAACTACGTCGACCTCGTGGAGGCGTTCCTCGACCGCGGCGTGCCCCTGATCGGCTTCGTCAAGTCCACCACCTCGAAGGCGATTACCCGGGCAGTCCGCGACGCGCAGGGATCCGCGCCGTGGGCCAACGACGCGGCCTTCTTCACCAAGCTGCTGGAGCAGCGCGACGACGAGGGCGAACGGGTCACCGACTCGCTGACCTGCACCAACTGGTTCCGCTCGCGCGTGGGAACTGACTCGGTCATGGCGGCCGACGGCGACGCGCTCGGCGTCGAGCGCGATCTGGACCCGGAGGCCTACGAGGTCACCTTCTTCGTCGTCTACGACCCTCGCGAGGACATCCTCTACCGCGTCGAGGCGCCCTACGGCGTCACCCGCGACGAGGAGACCCGCGACGCCATCACCCGACAGGTGCTGGCCGACGTGGCCGCCGAGCGGGGGCCGCCGCTGGCCGTCAACAAGGCCGACGAACTGGCCCGGATCGGCCGCGACGAGAAGGCCGCGCTCAAGGAGGAGATCGAGCGGCGCTTCGACAGCGAGCGCCAGCGCGAGTACGACGACGTCCGCTGGGGGGCCGAGTTCGACGTCTGA
- the gpmI gene encoding 2,3-bisphosphoglycerate-independent phosphoglycerate mutase: MKAALVILDGWGCNPDEGVRDAVAAADTPNFDDYWERGATSTLTTHGRRVGLPAGQMGNSEVGHLNVGAGRVVKQDSARVSDSIARSRGESPPDEDAEDPPFFENERLLSAFEYAEEHGGRVHFMGLVSDGGVHSYQDHLHALIELAGRRGTDAVTHAFTDGRDTSPTGGEGYLADLQAHANEHGTGGVATVVGRYFAMDRDQNWERTRRAYDAIVDREADYRVDEAVEAVRGSYDRGDTDEFVEPTLVGDHAGMEDGDAAVFFNFRADRARQLTRMLADVRPEDWGADTEPPAIRMVTMTQYDRTFDVAVAFPPNQPEDVLGEVLADEGLTQLRLAESEKYPHVTYFLNGGREVEFDGERRRIIQSPDVGTYDQAPAMSAREVTTTAVDIIQEDDPDALVLNYANPDMVGHTGDFAAAVQAVEAVDTQLGRLVDAVEKADGHVLLCADHGNADDMGTEEDPHTAHTTNPVPFVYLAPDGTDGGLTARDGGTLADLAPTLLSLIGVDRPEAMTGEPLVE; the protein is encoded by the coding sequence ATGAAGGCTGCGCTCGTCATTCTGGACGGCTGGGGGTGCAACCCCGACGAGGGCGTCCGCGACGCGGTCGCCGCAGCGGACACCCCGAACTTCGACGACTACTGGGAGCGCGGCGCGACGAGCACCCTGACGACTCACGGCCGCCGGGTCGGCCTCCCGGCGGGACAGATGGGCAACTCCGAGGTCGGCCACCTCAACGTCGGCGCCGGCCGCGTGGTCAAGCAGGACTCCGCGCGCGTCTCCGACAGCATCGCCCGCTCGCGGGGGGAGTCGCCGCCGGACGAGGACGCCGAGGACCCGCCCTTCTTCGAGAACGAGCGGCTGCTCTCCGCGTTCGAGTACGCCGAGGAGCACGGCGGCCGCGTCCACTTCATGGGGCTGGTCTCCGACGGCGGCGTCCACTCCTACCAGGACCACCTCCACGCGCTGATCGAACTGGCCGGCCGGCGCGGCACCGACGCGGTCACCCACGCGTTCACGGACGGCCGGGACACCTCGCCGACCGGCGGCGAAGGGTACCTCGCCGACCTGCAGGCCCACGCTAACGAACACGGGACCGGCGGCGTCGCGACCGTCGTCGGCCGGTACTTCGCGATGGACCGCGACCAGAACTGGGAGCGCACCCGGCGGGCCTACGACGCAATCGTCGACCGCGAGGCCGACTACCGCGTCGACGAGGCCGTCGAGGCGGTCCGGGGCTCCTACGACCGCGGCGACACCGACGAGTTCGTCGAGCCGACGCTCGTCGGCGACCACGCCGGGATGGAGGACGGCGACGCGGCCGTCTTCTTCAACTTCCGGGCCGACCGCGCCCGGCAGCTGACCCGCATGCTCGCCGACGTCCGGCCGGAGGACTGGGGCGCCGACACCGAGCCGCCGGCGATCCGGATGGTCACGATGACCCAGTACGACAGGACCTTCGACGTGGCCGTCGCCTTCCCGCCGAATCAGCCCGAGGACGTGCTGGGCGAGGTGCTGGCCGACGAGGGACTGACCCAGCTGCGCCTCGCCGAGAGCGAGAAGTACCCCCACGTCACCTACTTCCTCAACGGCGGCCGCGAGGTGGAGTTCGACGGCGAGCGCCGCCGGATCATCCAGAGCCCCGACGTCGGTACGTACGACCAGGCCCCCGCAATGAGCGCCCGCGAAGTGACGACCACCGCCGTCGACATCATCCAGGAGGACGACCCGGACGCGCTCGTGCTCAACTACGCCAATCCCGACATGGTCGGGCACACGGGCGACTTCGCGGCGGCGGTCCAGGCCGTCGAGGCCGTCGACACCCAGCTCGGCCGGCTCGTCGACGCCGTCGAGAAGGCCGACGGCCACGTCCTGCTCTGTGCCGACCACGGCAACGCCGACGACATGGGCACCGAAGAGGACCCCCACACCGCGCACACGACCAACCCCGTCCCCTTCGTCTACCTCGCGCCCGACGGGACCGACGGGGGCCTGACCGCACGCGACGGCGGGACCCTGGCCGACCTCGCGCCGACGCTGCTCTCCCTGATCGGCGTCGACCGCCCCGAGGCGATGACCGGCGAGCCGCTAGTCGAGTAG
- a CDS encoding DUF7522 family protein → MSGRILSDELSDEIVTTARTATGDSLRSVTYFTRSDFEQLYLREDLERDADLNEFVGHEWRGYKDTNNAYQESELGDYEFTIRAFENGYLLRVATDRAGVLLTTDGMTIQTYDDVAEALERLLAEESDDEE, encoded by the coding sequence ATGAGCGGACGCATCCTCTCAGACGAGCTGTCGGACGAGATCGTCACGACCGCCCGGACCGCCACGGGCGACAGCCTCCGATCGGTGACCTACTTCACCAGATCGGACTTCGAGCAGCTGTACCTCCGGGAGGACCTCGAACGAGACGCCGACCTCAACGAGTTCGTCGGTCACGAGTGGCGCGGCTACAAGGACACCAACAACGCCTACCAGGAGTCGGAACTGGGCGACTACGAGTTCACGATCCGCGCCTTCGAGAACGGCTACCTGCTCCGGGTCGCGACCGACCGCGCGGGGGTGCTACTGACGACCGACGGCATGACGATCCAGACCTACGACGACGTCGCCGAGGCCCTCGAGCGGCTGCTGGCCGAGGAGTCCGACGACGAGGAGTAG
- a CDS encoding L-aspartate oxidase, protein MTEPEDYDDYRETDVLVVGSGIAGCAAALAAARDGADVTVATKATRPEGASSWWAQGGIAVARGDPEQFKRDILTASDNTADPGAVDVLVENADEAVRDVLVDTLDVGFDTESDGEWDFGREAAHDEARILHVDASTGKHVHVPFLNHLDDREDVEILDDTAALDLLTREGRVHGALLERDGEVVPTYAGATVLATGGIGDCYPHSTNPDSSTGDGVAMAALAGADVADMEYVQFHPTVFTDKQGETEPFLVSEAVRGEGAVLRNGEVSEPGGSEARETQSPGGERFMPDYHEDAELAPRDVVARAVQTEREETGEVVLDVSPLDFTGEFPDLAETCEGRGVDWESGIPVAPAEHFLCGGVDVDERGRTSLDRLYAVGECSRTGVHGANRLASTSLLEGLVWGLRAGEDAAGWDPEVVEAPELLNRDPDLPDNFAREKFVRLRRVMDEYVGLRRDPEDLARAQSVLRRLKGEVDAYVRTRTSRSLYELRNASVTALLVTRAAAENGESVGTHNLVDAAETTAD, encoded by the coding sequence ATGACCGAGCCAGAGGACTACGACGACTACCGCGAGACCGACGTCCTCGTGGTCGGCTCCGGCATCGCCGGCTGTGCGGCCGCGCTGGCGGCCGCCCGCGACGGCGCCGACGTGACGGTCGCCACGAAGGCCACCCGCCCGGAGGGCGCGTCCTCCTGGTGGGCCCAGGGCGGCATCGCCGTCGCGCGCGGCGACCCCGAGCAGTTCAAGCGCGACATCCTGACCGCCTCCGACAACACCGCCGACCCCGGCGCGGTCGACGTGCTCGTCGAGAACGCCGACGAGGCCGTCCGCGACGTCCTCGTGGACACGCTGGACGTCGGGTTCGACACGGAGAGCGACGGCGAGTGGGACTTCGGCCGCGAGGCCGCCCACGACGAGGCGCGGATCCTCCACGTCGACGCCTCGACGGGCAAGCACGTCCACGTCCCGTTCCTGAACCACCTCGACGACCGCGAGGACGTCGAGATTCTGGACGACACGGCAGCGCTGGACCTGCTCACCCGCGAGGGCCGCGTCCACGGCGCGCTGCTGGAGCGCGACGGCGAGGTGGTCCCGACCTACGCCGGTGCGACCGTCCTCGCGACCGGCGGGATCGGCGACTGCTACCCGCACTCGACCAACCCCGACAGCTCGACCGGCGACGGCGTCGCGATGGCCGCGCTGGCGGGCGCCGACGTCGCGGACATGGAGTACGTGCAGTTCCACCCGACGGTGTTTACTGACAAGCAGGGAGAGACAGAACCATTCCTCGTCAGCGAGGCCGTCCGCGGCGAGGGCGCCGTCCTCCGGAACGGCGAGGTCTCCGAGCCCGGCGGCTCGGAGGCTCGGGAGACGCAGTCTCCCGGTGGCGAGCGGTTCATGCCCGACTACCACGAGGACGCCGAACTCGCGCCCCGCGACGTGGTCGCCCGGGCGGTGCAAACCGAACGCGAGGAGACGGGCGAGGTGGTCCTCGACGTGAGTCCGCTCGATTTCACCGGCGAGTTCCCCGACCTCGCGGAGACGTGCGAGGGGCGCGGCGTCGACTGGGAGTCCGGCATCCCGGTCGCGCCCGCGGAGCACTTCCTCTGCGGCGGCGTCGACGTGGACGAGCGCGGCCGGACCTCTCTCGATCGCCTCTACGCCGTCGGCGAGTGCTCGCGGACGGGCGTCCACGGCGCAAACCGCCTGGCCTCCACGTCGCTGCTGGAGGGGCTCGTCTGGGGACTGCGGGCCGGTGAGGACGCCGCCGGCTGGGACCCCGAGGTCGTCGAGGCGCCGGAGCTCCTGAACCGCGACCCGGACCTGCCCGACAACTTCGCCCGCGAGAAGTTTGTCCGCCTGCGGCGCGTGATGGACGAGTACGTTGGCCTGCGGCGCGACCCCGAGGACCTGGCGCGCGCCCAGAGCGTCCTCCGGCGGCTGAAGGGTGAGGTCGACGCCTACGTCCGCACGCGGACGTCGCGGTCGCTGTACGAGCTCCGGAACGCCAGCGTCACGGCGCTGCTCGTGACCCGCGCCGCCGCCGAGAACGGCGAATCCGTCGGCACGCACAACCTCGTGGACGCGGCGGAGACGACGGCCGACTGA
- a CDS encoding universal stress protein, with protein sequence MGQRILVPVDGSEQAERAVEFVTEHHPDATILLLHVINPAEAGYSAEASVPSFSEEWYEQEKARAERLFDELESAADATGTVVERAVEVGRPTTAIVDYADEHDVDQIVMGSHGRSGVSRILLGSVAETVVRRASVPVTVAR encoded by the coding sequence ATGGGGCAACGAATTCTCGTGCCGGTCGACGGGTCCGAGCAGGCCGAGCGCGCGGTCGAGTTCGTCACCGAGCACCATCCCGACGCGACGATACTCCTGCTGCACGTTATCAACCCGGCGGAGGCGGGCTACAGCGCCGAGGCCTCGGTCCCCTCCTTCTCGGAGGAGTGGTACGAACAGGAGAAGGCGCGCGCGGAGCGCCTGTTCGACGAGCTCGAGTCGGCGGCCGACGCGACCGGGACGGTCGTCGAGCGCGCCGTCGAGGTAGGTCGGCCGACCACGGCCATCGTCGACTACGCCGACGAGCACGACGTCGATCAGATCGTGATGGGCAGCCACGGCCGCTCGGGCGTCTCGCGCATCCTGCTGGGCAGCGTCGCCGAGACCGTCGTCCGCCGGGCGTCGGTCCCGGTGACCGTCGCGCGGTAG
- a CDS encoding bifunctional helix-turn-helix transcriptional regulator/GNAT family N-acetyltransferase codes for MSASTEFDFGDDRKRVYRYVDRHGPIEPSAVAESLRLDPESFQHHVSILRRDDLIEEVDGRLRTPMHAGETEEHEEAGITYEIRPAGPPDLSGVVAVIRSVVEAETDVVAESVAEQLAFEETLFRRSPTECRAVFVATVADDVVGWVHACRPEPATLSGTAELTLGVLAEYRRHGIGSHLLQRGVSWAASEGCRKVYQSLPSTNEVGIEFMEENGWAVEAVREDHYEIEGDLVDEVMLARDL; via the coding sequence ATGTCAGCGTCCACCGAGTTCGACTTCGGGGACGACCGCAAGCGGGTCTACCGGTACGTCGACCGCCACGGTCCGATCGAGCCCTCTGCGGTCGCCGAGTCCCTCCGGCTCGACCCCGAGTCGTTCCAGCACCACGTCTCCATCCTCCGGCGGGACGACCTGATCGAGGAGGTCGACGGCCGCCTCCGGACGCCGATGCACGCCGGCGAGACGGAGGAACACGAGGAGGCCGGAATCACCTACGAGATCAGGCCGGCGGGACCGCCGGACCTCTCGGGCGTCGTCGCGGTGATCCGCAGCGTCGTCGAAGCGGAGACCGACGTCGTCGCCGAGTCCGTCGCCGAGCAACTCGCCTTCGAGGAGACGCTGTTCCGCCGCTCGCCCACGGAGTGTCGCGCCGTGTTCGTCGCCACCGTCGCCGACGACGTCGTGGGGTGGGTCCACGCCTGCCGGCCCGAACCGGCCACGCTGTCGGGAACGGCGGAGCTGACCCTCGGGGTGCTGGCGGAGTACCGCCGCCACGGCATCGGGAGTCACCTGCTCCAGCGCGGCGTCTCGTGGGCCGCCAGCGAGGGGTGTCGCAAGGTCTACCAGAGCCTGCCGTCGACCAACGAGGTCGGGATCGAGTTCATGGAGGAGAACGGCTGGGCGGTCGAGGCCGTCCGCGAGGACCACTACGAGATCGAGGGGGACCTCGTCGACGAGGTCATGCTGGCCCGGGACCTCTAG
- a CDS encoding RNA 2'-phosphotransferase, producing MTAQIRACDEHGFFEGDACPACEQQGETVLSGERRRRLSKFASGALRHFPDDAGIELDDAGWTAFDDLADAVAGKYDWAGPQDLAAVIETDPKGRFEWSGADGRADGDSDLSGGRVRAAYGHSVDVDLGAADTPVPDTLYHGTAPRNVDAIREEGLRPMSRQTVHLSGTVGGAREVGSRHAADPVVFAVDAAAMERDGRRVVKRGRATYTTDRVPPEYLELLEE from the coding sequence ATGACGGCGCAGATCCGCGCGTGCGACGAGCACGGGTTCTTCGAGGGGGACGCGTGTCCAGCGTGTGAGCAGCAGGGCGAGACGGTCCTCTCCGGCGAGCGCCGCCGCCGGCTCTCGAAGTTCGCCAGCGGCGCGCTCCGGCACTTCCCCGACGACGCCGGGATCGAACTCGACGACGCCGGCTGGACCGCGTTCGACGACCTCGCGGACGCGGTCGCCGGGAAGTACGACTGGGCCGGCCCGCAGGACCTCGCGGCCGTGATCGAGACCGACCCGAAGGGTCGGTTCGAGTGGAGCGGAGCGGACGGGAGAGCCGACGGCGACAGCGATCTATCGGGCGGCCGCGTCCGGGCCGCCTACGGCCACTCCGTCGACGTCGACCTCGGCGCCGCGGACACGCCCGTCCCGGACACGCTCTACCACGGGACGGCGCCCCGAAACGTCGACGCCATCCGGGAAGAGGGGCTCAGGCCGATGTCCCGACAGACGGTTCACCTCTCGGGAACAGTCGGAGGGGCCCGCGAGGTCGGTTCGCGCCATGCCGCCGACCCGGTCGTCTTCGCCGTCGACGCCGCGGCGATGGAGCGGGACGGGCGCCGCGTCGTGAAGCGCGGGCGGGCAACCTACACGACGGATCGGGTTCCGCCGGAGTACCTGGAGTTACTCGAAGAATAG
- a CDS encoding DUF7113 family protein, translated as MLLIRGRAGGTELTGTLYEPGERAPSFKGAPDEGTPYVWVCDAFYEVASGGQVQQVGDEEVNVAFESPMPRGFETRDDAIAAGKEHVRTQFARVGVDARDVDVDVIQVEEAEA; from the coding sequence ATGCTGCTCATCCGCGGGCGGGCAGGTGGGACGGAGCTGACCGGCACGCTCTACGAGCCCGGCGAGCGCGCCCCGTCGTTCAAGGGCGCGCCGGACGAGGGGACCCCGTACGTCTGGGTCTGCGACGCCTTCTACGAGGTGGCCAGCGGCGGGCAGGTCCAGCAGGTCGGTGACGAGGAGGTCAACGTGGCCTTCGAGTCGCCGATGCCCCGCGGGTTCGAGACGCGCGACGACGCCATCGCCGCGGGGAAGGAACACGTGCGCACGCAGTTCGCCCGCGTCGGCGTGGACGCGCGCGACGTCGACGTCGACGTGATCCAGGTCGAGGAAGCGGAGGCGTAA